The Apium graveolens cultivar Ventura chromosome 10, ASM990537v1, whole genome shotgun sequence nucleotide sequence CAGGCCTGTCTCAATTATATTGGAGGCCCTGTGCTAAATATAGTTTTGGGGCCCTTTATTTGCTGAAAAATGTATATGcaaataaatttatatttgaaaattaaaaatcTTACTATAGCCATGGTTTCAATTCTAGTTTTAGTATATATACCATATATCTAAACAATGGACATAGTATTTTCGGGGGCCCTTCTAGATTGGGGCCCTGTGCGGTTGAACTTCTTGCACACCCTATCTACGGGCCTGCCTGCTTGTAGACCACACATGTTATACTGTGGCTTTTCTGAATTGTGTTATCTTGGACCAATGTCCCTAGATTGCGTACTTGGGTGTTACGGACATACATAATATACAGACACACATAAACaattaaaataagttttaaatatTGGCAATTGGTTGTGGGACAGTGACTTGACTTACCTCATTGTCCTCTGAATCATCTTCAGACATTGCATCATCATCGTCACTCGAGTCAGCATCATCCTCTGAACTTGCATCATTATTGGGTTCTACAATCTTCGCCTTCTGTTTCCCAGCAGCAGCATCTTTCCCGGCACCAACCTCCGGGACATCCTCACTTGAAGTTGCATCACCATCATCATCACTTGTGTCATCATTATCCTCTGCACTCGTATCTTTTTTGGGTTTTACCATTTTCACCTTTTGTTTCCCAGCAGCGGAATCCTTACCAGCACTAACCTTTGGGTCATCCTCACTTGAAGTTGCATCATCATCGCTTGAGTCATCATTATCCTCTGAACTAGCATCTTTTTTGGATTCTACAATCGCCTTGTGTTTCCCTGCAGAAGAATTCTTGTTGGCATTTATCTTTGAGTCTTCTTGCTTAACTTCTGAAGCTGGTCCTCCTACGAAgttttattcaatataattattACATGACTAATATCTAGCATGAGGGATACCACAAACAGAACGGTTCATACCATTTGGAGCCATAACTGGAATACCTTCATCAGATTCTTCATAGGAATCAGAATCTGGGGGAAAAAATACATAAGTTAAAAGTACACCAAATACTCAAAAGAATAACTCAAGTAATACTCAGAAAGAAAATCGATGAAAAAGGTACAAAAGCCTCACCACTATTATCCTTAGTCACAGTTAGAAACCGATAGCCAACTAATCAAGTCAAGGATAAAAATTTAATTCTATTACAAGATATATAACGGCTATGGTTTAACTTGAAATGCTTGCAAATAGATTTAAAACCCGCAGGTAAAAAAGGATATTTATCAGAAATATCATTATCAGCTGTATATCCGTGAAAGATAACACTTCCATTTTTCCAGTTGTGGGATAACTCAAATGTCTTATCAAACACCAAGTCAAAGCTCTGCTGACATAACTTTTCAGAATGAAGTGTTCCAAGAGCAAGCTTTTTCCCGTTAATGTTCACAAACAAGCAAATGAATTCAGAACTGTCCTTATCAACTTCACCAATACAAGCCTGTAAAAGCAAGAATCAGTTCTGCAGATACAATTGAAGATATATTTTCAAATCATAGAACATAAGGTTCCAGACTCCCATAATACCAGTGAAAGATGCAAAGCCCTGTTCTCATCAAGTTCCACCTTAAAAGGTTCCCCAGCTTCAACCTCAGCAGCTAAGAGTTCAAAAAAAACATTGAGTTAATAAATCCAAAATATTATGTACTGAACAAAGCAACAGAGGCTCAATCGACAGGCATACTATGGACACACTTAAGACAAGATCTACTAAAAATTGTTTGATGAGGGATACCGCCATCAATAAACAAGGTAGAATAAACTTGTAGCGGATAtaagtaaatatatatgtgtgtgtgtgtgtgtatatatatatacacaatcaTATATAGGAAGGCTAGAAAAGGATAATTATTAGTCAACAAATGGACTTTCATAGCACTATTCCAGGTTATCATCAGAACCGACCAAAGTCATAAAAAACCATTTCGACAACATTGCAAAACCATTCCAACAAACCTATACACTAAACAAACACAAATAACACTGCACTTATGCTGGTCAAATAGTACAACGATTATAACATTAACGCCAACTTGCCAAGCTACACACATTAGCAAGCTATTTGATTAAGCTACATACACCAATCACCATCACAAGCGTGAAGCGCCTAATACCATATTTCGGCTAAATTGAAGAATATACAACATACACGCTCAAACAAACCCCTAGATATAGAAGAAACTTGGAATTACTAAATTACACACAACTTATTTCAAAATACATGAGATGATGAGAAAATCAAACACGGGCAAACCGTACTAATACAATTTATTCGAAATCTCTGTACACCAAATATTATAAACAAAACACCACAAACACAATACAACTACAATCACATAGCACTAGAAACAAATAAGACATACGAATTAATTAACAAGCTACAACGACAATAAGCatttaaactattaaacaaaaCAGTAAAAACAATTAAAAACCACACACACTGATCGTGTTTGACTAAAATTAAAAACGAGTCTTAAATTAGTAAGTAATTTTGTGTGTGCGcgcacacacatatacatacagaAGAATCTATTATGAAACCCTAGAATTTGAAAAAAAATGAGGCGAAAATAgataaataagataataaaaattgcGAAAAGTTAAAGAGTTAAAAAAAAAGAGACATTACCCCAATGCTCCATGGCAGATGTGTATTGAAGCTAATATGAGTGTTTTATAGAGTGATTGAATAGAGCTAGGGCTAATCAAAGGAGAAGATGAAGAGTGtctatatgtatgtatatataggcgGTGAGGATACTAGTATGAATCGCGAACCACTCTAATCTCGCAATTTCCAAAAATGTTCAATTTTTTTAGAGGAAAGGTTTTTCTTTTCGGTAGCCGTTTGCGAAATTTTAAAATAcgtaacttataacttaaaattAGTATGTGACTTAAAAGCGATTAGataaatacatataaattatGTAAATGTTTggttaattttacttataagttaaagttttttaacttaaatgaactaaaataaataatttttaatattattatcttaattcatgacttttaaattaacttaacatttaaaaatatatatttaacaactaaaattaataaaaagtgaaaaattaaaataatttgagAAAAAATATGTCGTTACTAACATTTAACTTACCAGACAGTGCAAAGAAGAATTCTATATTTTTTTATAAGCCGTAAGTGATTTATAAGCCCGTACACAAACATGCTCCTAATTTAATTTTTGAATGAATCCTTCTGAAATGTCGCATACCAGACGGTTTGACTTCTCAATAATGAAACAAGGTAATTTTATTTGAAATGACTAGAGTATGTCCGACCACGTTAACTAAACTCAGGGAAATCATAAATATCTAAATATCAATAAATCGTACTCAATAATACCGCCCAGGACAGTGTCTGAGGAGGGTATATCGTACAAAGTACATAGCCTTACCCTCGTTCCAAAGAATGAAGAGATTGTTTCCTCAAAAGACCC carries:
- the LOC141693083 gene encoding histone deacetylase HDT1-like, with the translated sequence MEHWAAEVEAGEPFKVELDENRALHLSLACIGEVDKDSSEFICLFVNINGKKLALGTLHSEKLCQQSFDLVFDKTFELSHNWKNGSVIFHGYTADNDISDNVTKDNSDSDSYEESDEGIPVMAPNGGPASEVKQEDSKINANKNSSAGKHKAIVESKKDASSEDNDDSSDDDATSSEDDPKVSAGKDSAAGKQKVKMVKPKKDTSAEDNDDTSDDDGDATSSEDVPEVGAGKDAAAGKQKAKIVEPNNDASSEDDADSSDDDDAMSEDDSEDNEDNKSASDEDGDKEEEVTPVQVKSSKKRASVSASKKNVPEKKAKLITPPKADGKKSSVHVATPYPSKQTGKTAATRPNQPTPKSEGSHLCKSCKKILKTEQGLESHIKAKHSGGK